In Dioscorea cayenensis subsp. rotundata cultivar TDr96_F1 chromosome 13, TDr96_F1_v2_PseudoChromosome.rev07_lg8_w22 25.fasta, whole genome shotgun sequence, the sequence TATCCAACGAGCTTGCGAGCCACCTCTGTTGCTCGAGATGCTGGATCGTTTGATGTAACAGAGCTCTAAGGCTGCGATGATCCGTTTGGACCGTGAAAGCGGCGACCCAACAAATCTTGGCGCCATTTCTTGATGGATTCCGTGATGGCAAACATTTCTCGAGCATAGGTCGAAGAAGCCCGCAACCGTGGACTGAGTTGTTTGCTAAAATAGGCAATAGGATGCCCTTGCTGGAGCAGAATCGCACCGATGCCGGTCCCGGAAGCATCCGTCTGAACAACGAACGGAATTGAGAAGTCCGGTAATTGAAGAATTGGTGTGTTTGTGAGAGCAAGTTGGAGCTGGTGAAATGCTTGCGTCGGCGAGGGAGGGTCAGGGGCGAAAGCATCCTTGCGTAACAATGCGGTTAATGGTGCAGCTAATTGAGAGTATTTGGATACAAATCTCCGATAATAACCACACAGGCCTAAAAATCCCCGAAGAGCTTTGGCGGATTGTGGTAATGGCGATCCTTTATGGCTTCAATTTTTTGGTAGGATCGTGACAGCGCCATCCCCGAGAAAACAACATGTCCCAAGTAGCCGATAGAGGTGCAGCCGAATTCACATTTCGACAACTTTGCAAACAATCGATGATGGCGAAGACGTTGAAACACCTCGTCAAGGTGGGCTAAATGTGATGTCCAGTCGGAGCTGTAAATAAGAATATCGTCAAAGAATATAAGGACGAATTTGCGAAGCACTTGCCTGAATGTTGAATTCATAAGAGACTGGAAGGTGGACGACGCGTTAGTCGAACCAAAAGGCATGACGAGGAATTCAAAGTGGCCGTCGTGGGTGCGGAAAGCCGTCTTCTCAACATCGGCGGGGAAAATTCTGATTTGGTGATATCCGGCTCGTAGATCTAATTTGGAGAAGATCTTAGCGCCGGCGACTTCATCGAGTAATTCCTCCACTGTGGGGATCGGGGAACCCGGTCTTTGATGGTCATGGCGTTCGGGGCCCCTGTGAGTCGGCCGAAGCGCCAAGTGCCATCCTTCTTTTTCACCAGGAGAACGGGCGAAGAAAATGGGCTGTTGCTCGGTCTGATAATACCGTCGGCGAGCATTTCTCCAACAAGTTTTTCAACCTCCGTCTTCTGAAAATGAGAGGGTACCGGTACGGTTTGATATTCACGGGCTTGTTCGGGGAAGGAGTGGAATGCGGTGATCGTGTTCGGGGACGGGGAAGGCCCGATGGAGTAGCAAATATATCTCTGTAGTTTACGGAGAATGGATTGGAATTTCTTTGAGAAAAGGCGATCGGTGCGTTGGACCCAAACTTTGGATCCGCATCCTTTTCAATTGATTCCACGATGAAGTTGGTAAAAGTGGCCCTCGGATGAACACTGATTTTTTTGAAGAGAAGCAGGTCGGGAGAGCTCATAACTGGATTGAGTTAACCCATTGAGTCGGATTTGCTGGCCCATATAATTAAATTCCATCGAAAGTTGACTATAGTCGAACACAATAGGACCCGAGTTATCGCATGACCATTGAGCGCCCTAATCTGACGTCGGCGCCATATATGGGTAGTAAAATCAGATCCACTTTGAATGTGGCTGAACCCATTTTCAGAGGAATGCCCGAACATTCACCACCACAAGTTAATGCATCTCCGTTGCCAGCGATAACTTCGCGGTGTGAAGGCAGGCTGTACTAAGAGGTTGAGATGTGTTGCTAATTTTCGATTGAGCGAAAATTATTTGTAGATCCGCCATCGACTAAGGCGATGATGTCTTTTTCCATGGATAGATGCGGCGATCTTCAATGTCGGACGGAACCATTTGCCCCATCGGTCGTGGAGTGAGATGCGAGGTGTATCCGGTGCCCAGTTACTAGTAGGAATCGACTCTTGTGAAGGTAGATCTTGAACAGGAGGGGGATCCTCTTCTGGCCCAGGTGAGTCGTCGGAATCCATCATTAAGCGAGAGAAGAGGCGGCTTACAGCGGTGTCAGGGGAGCGAACTTGGCATCGCGAGTTGAGCGAGGCCTTTCTCACGTGCTGCCATTTTGAGTCGGCGTTAACCGTTTAAGTGGAAGGAAGTGGGGCGGCGGCGTGGGGGAAGTGCTAGGGTGGGCCGGTGGTCTTTGGTAGCAGCGGATCGTTGAAAGCGAGGGGCCGATTAGCGGCCGCTCGTCTGCTGCGGAGTTTGTCCTCTACTATCTTGGCGATCCGGCGGCATCATGGAGGTTCTGCGGTTTCATCATGTACAACTCCGGTGAGATCTCGTCCCTTAAGACCCGATAGAAAACAGTTCATCAAGGCGAGTGGTTGAGCTTTGGTGGTCCTAGTGGATAAGCATTCAAATTCATGGAGAAAAAAGCCTCGGCCAGTGGATGTTTGTTTGAGCTTGAAAAGAGATGCTTCATAATTGAAGTAGGAGGAGGGCCAAAGCGCAACTCAAGCTTCCGAGCAAAAATCATCCCTTGCCCAAGTTGATTGGTAGAGTGTAACCATTGAAACCAACTGGCGTGCACGACACCGCCATATAAAAAGGCTGCGATGGCGACCCGTTGGTCATCCGGAATGCAGTTGAAGAGGAAATAGTGGTTTATTTGAAACAACCACCCAATAGCATCTTCGCGAGAGAAAGAATGGAACCTCAATTTTTGGTAACTTGGAAGGCAATGATGACGAGGTGGGATGAAGAGATGGTGGCGTTAACGGTGAAGAATGGTGGAGTGTTGGAGGGATGGTGGATGGAGGAAGTGGAAGTAATGGTGGTTGAGAGGTTGGCAGAAGTGGTGTTGGTCGGTCGAGATGTTGAAGTTTAACCAACATCTCGGCCCATCACCGATCTGGCGAGCGACGAGGAGTTGCGAGAGAAGGTCGAAGGATTCGGAGTGGCTTTTTCGCATGAGTTCAAAGGAATCACGAGTGATGTTGTGCGGTGGAGCAGAGGCCGTCGATTTTGGAGAGGACTGCGTCGTGTTTGGCGAGTTGTTCGGCCATGGACGACAGTTGTTCATCGACCGCTCGCGCTCTGGTCACCATGCTATCAGTCATGAggtcaatgaaagcaccaaattgATGCAGGCTATTGGGATTTGGATGGCTAGGGAAATGCTAGCGGGACTTAATTAGAATGAAGAAGATGCgagaaagtagaagaaaagaagtaggagaagaagaagaaggaaggagaaaGTGATTACGGTCAAAAGTCGCTTATCATTCTCATTGCATCTTCTTATATAGcaacaaaacaagagaaatcTTCCAAATTGGAACAATTCCTCTAGGGCGGCATTCGACAAGCAGGGTGTTGTGCCGAGGACATTCTCACATGCTAGATAACCTCCTTTGTAATCCCCTACTCCACGAGATTACAAACATTCTTTATACTAATACCCTTTCATTAGTTGCTAATTATTCATAACAAAGTCTTTGAATTTGCTGCCGACCAATCCTTGATTCCTCCTCAAACTACGCCTGGGCATAGGTGCTTGTTGATGGTGCTCCCTCAGCTCTTTCTCAACAGCTGGGACTGCAACATAATCCCAGCTTCAGCACAAGCTCCATCTCTTCCACCACAAATTGTTTATCTAGCCCGCCATCACTGGAAGCAAGAATGTCTCCCCTTCTCCAATTATCCAGTACCCATTCAGCTAAAACAAAATCCTCTCCATCCCCATCTCCATCTACATTAGGTTCTATCGGCCTCCGGCCACATGCCACTTCAAGAAGGAACACTCCAAAGGCAAATACATCACTGCTTGTTGTTGCTCTGCCTCTCCTTACAAGCTCTGGAGCAAGATACCCCATGGTCCCCATAACATGAGTTCTCTGAAAATCAGTCCCGTGATCACACAATCTCGCCAGGCCAAAGTCCCCAAGCCTTGCATTGAACTCACAGTCAAGCAGCACATTGCTAGCCTTGATGTCTCTGTGAATTACCACCTTCACCCACTCTTCATGCAAATAAAGAAGGCCTGAAGCCACTCCTTTGATGATTCTGAATCTGCAATTCCAGTCCAGACATGGTGTTGCCTTGCTGAATAGATACTTGTCAAGACTGCCATTGGGCATGAATTCATAGACTAAGATTAGTTCTGCTTTACCGCGGCAGTAGCCCAAGAGATTTACTAAATTCCGGTGCCGGATCTGACCAAGGCTCACGACCTCAGCAACAAACTCTCTCATTCCTTGCCTTGATTCATGGGAAACTTTCTTGACGGCAACTTCTGCTTTGGTGGTTGGTAACACTCCTCTGTAGACACTACCAAAGCCCCCAAATCCAAGAAAGTATTCATCCTTGAAGCCATCTGTTGCCTCGTAAAGTACCTTATATGGAAAACGATGAGGACCATACTCCTGTTCCCAGTCCTCTCGTACCTCTGCAAACTTGCTTCTCCTTGCCGCCACATACTTGATTATCAAAGCTGCTGTTAACAAGCCTAGAAATGCAGATACAGAAAGCCAGATTGTCCAAGTCTTGGATTTCCCCTTCTTATTGGTGCTAAGAGTAGGGAGTGAAGGCAAGCGATCAAGATCAAGAGCAGTTGCATTTCCATCCATCTTGAAACTCCAACCGAGAATGCAATGGGTGGTCAAATCATCACCCTTGGATGCAGTGAAACCTACATACATTTCCTGGGATATATGGCTGGACAGATCAATATCCAGTGATAGGAGAGAGCGTTTGGGCATTGGCAGCTGAAATGGAGCTAAGGTCACATTGAGTTGAAGAGCTTTGCTATCATACTCTATCCATACTTGCATCCTCTGCCCACTGCTCAGGCTCATGTTCTGAAACTCTGCATTGGCGTCACCCGGATAATAGCCTGCACTGTGAGAGCTGTTGGAAATCTCACTGTGGATATCAATGCCAACATGATTGTCATCAATGTCATGGAATTCTGGTGTTTGTATTGTATCAAACTCCACACCGATGATGTGATTTGAAAAAAGACCATTGTTTGTGGAATTGAAAAGGCCCATGTAGTGGCCTGAGTCGCCATGGAGCGCCCTGGTTGGAGAGATGCAGAAGGTGAAACCATAGCTGCTCAAGCCGGCGTACTTGGTGACAATGGCGAATACAAAAGTGGTGGAGAAGGAGCGAACGGAAGTTGATTTAGACATCTTGAAGTGGAGAGGTGAAGGGTAGAATGTCTGTCCCTTGGATTGTCGTGTTGCATTGGTGAGTTGCAACAGCCCATTAGCAGCCAAGTTCGCGTCACCATCAAGGCTGAGATTTGCATTGCTGAATCCATTGAAGGTGAACTCATGGTCTCCAGCAGAAGCGGTAATGTGCATGAGTAGACGGCAGAGTAGTGCAACTCTTAGAAGCTGAGATATCATATTAGGCACTTGTTGCTCTGAAATGAGGTAAATAAATCTTCCACAGAAACAATGCACATCCGTAGCTTTTCCTACTGGAGAAATTCTTCTCAATGATAAGTAACCCACTGGTTTTCATTTGCAATCTGAAAGATGATAGCAACGATTATTAATTACCAGAagaaccaaaaaacaaaaaaaagagccTCCAGAAAGAATTGGAAGTTGAGGATGAAGTTTACTGAGCTTGTCTGATGTGTTAATGCTGAATCCATGAGCAACCTCCTTAATAATAAGCAGAAGTAAACTTCCTATATGACCAAGAACATCTCAAGTGCTTCTTGTGTGTTTTATATGAGGACCACTGCCGAACTCACCTACATGATACAATACAAATGAAGCTACATATTTTCtatacaaacaaagaaaaatgcgTATTGAAGAAAGCATTTGTCAGTTCCGAGAAAGATGAGAAGCCAAAATGCAGTAGAAGTAAGATTGAATGGATGAATCTGAAACTAAACTGTCTAATTATATATTGCTGAAGACAAAATGCACAGACTACACAGATGCAAAAACTGCCAGCTGATGCTTCGATCAGGCTTCTTTCATGAGGATATCAAAACATGCAAGTAGGCGAAGAGCTAgctttgaaaaaataatttatatatatatatatatatatgtcaacaATGGACAAGAAGTGTCAGTTTTAGACGAGTAGTACTTGGAAAGTATTGAAATTTTCATATCAGAGATGTCTCGGATGAGTTACAAATATAAAGTAATAAACACAAAGTGCTAATTCACCCTAAAGCACTTTGAGTGCAAGAGTTCAATTCACAACATGATCATAAAACTATAAGCTTCATTTCCTTTAGCTTGATTCATTTCTGAATCAAAAAATACTATCGCCATGACAATGATAAGGAAGCATCTCAGGGAGAGGCACATCTCTGTTTAGGAACTGTGTAATTTGTCTCATACTTGGCCTTGCTGAAGGCAAAGGATGTGAACAAAACAATCCAAGTTTCAAAACCAAATCTAACTCCTCCAACACATAATCTTCTCCCAATCTCAGGTCCTTTGTCTCATGTATGGTTCCCATTTTCCAATTTGCAAACACCCAGTCCACCAAAACCTGTTCTGACTCTTGTTTATTTGGTTCTATGGCCCTCCTCCCACAAGCAACCTCAAATAGGAAAGACCCAAAGGCAAACACATCAATGCTGGTTGTAACCTTGAGAGTTCTAGCAAGCTCAGGTGCAAGAAAACCAAGAGTGAAGAACCTCTCCAACTGGGGAAGCTATGTATTAAAAGTAAACGAAGACAAAGATATTAATCTGAGAACTAAACACAAAACTAGAAACATAATTAAAAGCTAAAACCGAAACTACGAAATGATTTCATAATCCAAAACGGAAGGTCTTTTGCCGAATAGAAAAAAAGATTGAGCTGATGATGTATTAGTCCAGTAAGTTGCGAGGGTTGGTGCTTGGGATAACCGTCCCAAATGAGGGTATAATGTGTATTTGGGGATGACCGCAAGCGTCGAGTAAGAACTTAAGGTTGCTAACTTGAGCCTTGAATCGCCACGAAGAGATGTGATCCGAGCAATTCAGGAGTTGTATGACGGCAGCGTGGTCGCAAAGAACATGCTTCACCGGAATGTGGAGGTCCAGCGTGGCTTGAAGAGCGACTTCCACAGCACTAATTGCGTCCAGATGCCGGTCGGAAAATTGTCTGGAGGAGCTGCCAGcaagagaaattttataattagcGTTTGAAAAAAAGAATCTCGTTGAACTTACCCGGTGGATTGATCGGATCGTTTGCATGAGAGAACAAGAAGTAGTCATCCGCGGAAGAGAAGTTGGACGGCGGGAGGGAGTTTTCTACCCAACATTTTAGAATTACACCAATGGTATTCTTCAACATGAGCAACAGCTTTGGAGACAATGCTGGAAAAGATGGGACGAGTGTCCCTGAAAATATAGTCACAATGGCACACCCAAATAAACCAAGCGCAAGCGAATGATCTGCTAAATTGAACTTGGAATGCTTATGCTCAATAACCCAATTACCAGAAGAAAAGCCGCCAGAGAAATAAAAGGAGGATTTAAGGATTACGTTTACATGCTCCCCAAATTTCTCTAATTCTATCTCATTGAAAAAGAATGTGATCAATAGTTTCACGATGGATACCACAGAAAACACAGGGATTGTCAGGACCAAGGTGAATCTCTGTGCGAGGGAAAAGCAGTGGATAGCACTGCTCTCAAACAAAAgccaaattaagtgtttttatttttgggagcAACAGGAATGCTCCAAATAATATTCCAACCAATCCAATCATTGTAGCAAACAGGATGCTTATTCAACGTGTGATAAACAGCTGAAGATATTTTGATATTAGAAGCAAGAAAACCAAGAGTTCCCACCACGTTAGTAGACTGAGGAGCAGCACCATGATCATGCAACTTTGCAAGTCCAAAATCACCTATCTTCCCATTCATGTCACCGTCCAGCAAAACATTGCTGGCCTTAATATCTCTATGAATCACAACTTGATCCCAACCTTCATGTAAATACTGGAGACCGGATGCCACACCCTTGATTATCTGAAATCTTAAACTCCAATCAAGAGTTTGTTTGGTTTCATAGAATAGAAATTTATCAAGGCTCCCATTTGGCATGTACTCGTACACTAACAGAAGCTCTCCTTTGTGCCTACAGTACCCCAATAGCTGAACCAAGTTTCGATGCCGGAGCTTACCCAGGTTCACAATCTCTGCCACAAACTCCCTCACTTCCTTCTTGGACTCATGAGCAGCTACTCTCTTAACTGCAACTTCCACTTTAGAAGCTGGTAGAACTCCTCTATAGACCCTACCAAAGCCCCCGATTCCAAGAAGACACTTATCCTTGAAACCTCTAGTTGCCTTGTGTAGTTGTTCATAAGGGAATCTGTTGGACTCAAATACTAGCTCCCAATCATCATGGATCTCTGAGAACTTTTTCTTCCTTACCACCACAAATGTGGCACCAGCAACGGTCAATAGAACAAGCAAAAGAGTCAAGGGCAGCCATAGCAGTAGAGTCTTCTGTTTCTTCTCCGATGATGTCGAATTTTGAGGTAGTAGAGGGAGGCTTGATAGGTTAAGCTCAGGAGCTC encodes:
- the LOC120274887 gene encoding L-type lectin-domain containing receptor kinase SIT2-like, encoding MISQLLRVALLCRLLMHITASAGDHEFTFNGFSNANLSLDGDANLAANGLLQLTNATRQSKGQTFYPSPLHFKMSKSTSVRSFSTTFVFAIVTKYAGLSSYGFTFCISPTRALHGDSGHYMGLFNSTNNGLFSNHIIGVEFDTIQTPEFHDIDDNHVGIDIHSEISNSSHSAGYYPGDANAEFQNMSLSSGQRMQVWIEYDSKALQLNVTLAPFQLPMPKRSLLSLDIDLSSHISQEMYVGFTASKGDDLTTHCILGWSFKMDGNATALDLDRLPSLPTLSTNKKGKSKTWTIWLSVSAFLGLLTAALIIKYVAARRSKFAEVREDWEQEYGPHRFPYKVLYEATDGFKDEYFLGFGGFGSVYRGVLPTTKAEVAVKKVSHESRQGMREFVAEVVSLGQIRHRNLVNLLGYCRGKAELILVYEFMPNGSLDKYLFSKATPCLDWNCRFRIIKGVASGLLYLHEEWVKVVIHRDIKASNVLLDCEFNARLGDFGLARLCDHGTDFQRTHVMGTMGYLAPELVRRGRATTSSDVFAFGVFLLEVACGRRPIEPNVDGDGDGEDFVLAEWVLDNWRRGDILASSDGGLDKQFVVEEMELVLKLGLCCSPSC